Proteins encoded in a region of the Triticum dicoccoides isolate Atlit2015 ecotype Zavitan chromosome 3A, WEW_v2.0, whole genome shotgun sequence genome:
- the LOC119270212 gene encoding jacalin-related lectin 9-like encodes MAAKNPSYFQSIPLQQIIEQKELRLHLYIFQQWSKGPRQNQQIMTNLQLPNQCGLSTVNDWPIRDGPGHNADIVARGRGLHFGTAIDEAYYFHSFVIIFTDERFKGSSLQVLGTSKASSPDGEWAITGGTGEFAFAQGVVAHKMFGRDHASCFRELHIRVLCLAFPKPVLVTKIGPWGGHGGKEFDIPELVPQHLESVTIRSGVVIDSIAFSYVNQAGKKQTLGPWGGDGELSDTITFAPLEIVKEVSGTTGTFGGDTVVTSLTFVTNVRTYGPFGKPSGAAFSVPLTDTSVVGFFVRAGRLVNAIGVYVRPSVQNY; translated from the exons ATGGCCGCCAAGAACCCTTCATATTTCCAAAGTATTCCTCTTCAGCAAATCATCGAGCAAAAGGAGCTTCGCTTGCACTTGTACATATTCCAGCAATGGAGCAAAGGCCCTCGACAGAACCAGCAAATTATGACAAACTTACAGCTCCCCAATCAGTGCGGTCTCAGCACTGTAAATGACTGGCCTATACGGGATGGCCCCGGCCACAACGCAGACATTGTTGCCCGTGGCCGAGGCCTGCATTTCGGGACCGCTATCGACGAAGCATACTATTTTCACTCTTTCGTCATCATTTTTACCGACGAGAG GTTCAAGGGATCCAGCCTTCAGGTGCTCGGAACTTCGAAGGCTAGCAGTCCAGATGGTGAATGGGCGATCACCGGTGGGACCGGAGAGTTTGCCTTCGCACAAGGTGTTGTTGCTCACAAAATGTTCGGGAGAGATCACGCTTCTTGTTTCAGGGAGCTTCACATCCGTGTTTTGTGCCTCGCCTTTCCAAAACCA GTCCTTGTCACCAAGATTGGACCATGGGGTGGGCATGGAGGAAAAGAATTTGATATCCCAGAGTTGGTACCTCAACATCTAGAAAGTGTGACAATTAGAAGTGGTGTTGTCATTGACTCCATTGCGTTCTCCTACGTTAATCAAGCTGGAAAGAAGCAAACTCTTGGTCCGTGGGGTGGTGATGGTGAACTTAGTGACACG ATCACTTTTGCCCCTTTAGAGATTGTGAAGGAAGTTTCGGGAACAACCGGTACTTTCGGCGGAGATACTGTTGTGACATCGCTTACTTTCGTCACAAATGTGAGGACATATGGACCTTTTGGAAAACCAAGCGGTGCTGCTTTCAGTGTCCCTCTTACGGACACTAGCGTTGTGGGCTTCTTCGTCCGTGCTGGAAGACTTGTTAATGCTATCGGGGTTTATGTGCGTCCTTCTGTTCAAAATTATTAG